The Streptomyces europaeiscabiei genome window below encodes:
- a CDS encoding TetR/AcrR family transcriptional regulator, which translates to MARLPSAERRRQLTEAAIRAMTRDGVPRTTTRSIAAEAGVSLSVFHYCFESKQELLESVITTITGHYVTLVRDAIRPRETLRETVRAGFQAYWDHVSAHPGEHMLTYELTQYALREPGFEHLARRQYEMYCDTYADLIAQLRVSMGFELTVPVPVLARYLAAMTDGLTLNFLVLGDDTTWTDILDTITDHVAGLVREEVRP; encoded by the coding sequence TTGCCGTCGGCCGAGCGACGCAGACAACTCACGGAGGCTGCGATCCGCGCGATGACCCGGGACGGCGTCCCCAGGACGACGACCCGGTCCATCGCGGCCGAGGCGGGCGTGTCACTGAGCGTCTTCCACTACTGCTTCGAGTCGAAGCAGGAGCTGCTCGAATCCGTCATCACCACCATCACCGGGCACTACGTGACCCTGGTGCGGGACGCGATCCGGCCCCGGGAGACGCTCAGGGAGACCGTCCGGGCCGGATTCCAGGCGTACTGGGACCATGTGTCCGCCCATCCGGGCGAGCACATGCTCACCTACGAGCTGACCCAGTACGCCCTGCGCGAGCCCGGGTTCGAGCATCTGGCGCGGCGGCAGTACGAGATGTACTGCGACACCTACGCCGATCTGATCGCGCAGCTGCGGGTGTCCATGGGGTTCGAACTGACGGTGCCCGTCCCCGTGCTGGCCCGCTACCTGGCCGCCATGACGGACGGCCTCACCCTGAACTTCCTGGTCCTCGGCGACGACACGACCTGGACGGACATCCTCGACACCATCACCGACCACGTCGCCGGCCTGGTGCGCGAGGAGGTCCGTCCCTAG
- a CDS encoding GTP-binding protein, producing the protein MAGSDPTPQGISAPDTVKILIAGGFGVGKTTMVGSVSEIVPLRTEEPLTTAGLGVDDLDGIPEKHATTVALDFGRISIGQDLVLYLFGTPGQQRFWFMWNDLAIGALGAVVLVDVRRPDSSFAAIDFFERRRIPFVIGVNGFHGEHPYEPDVIRESLALPENTPVLLFDARERTSCRDVLIALLDQLIAASAR; encoded by the coding sequence TTGGCCGGCTCTGACCCCACCCCCCAGGGGATTTCGGCTCCCGACACGGTGAAGATACTCATCGCCGGCGGATTCGGCGTCGGAAAGACGACCATGGTCGGATCGGTCAGCGAGATCGTCCCGCTGCGTACCGAGGAACCCCTCACCACCGCCGGTCTCGGCGTCGACGACCTCGACGGCATCCCCGAGAAGCACGCCACCACGGTGGCCCTCGACTTCGGCCGGATCAGCATCGGCCAGGACCTCGTGCTCTATCTGTTCGGCACGCCCGGACAGCAGCGGTTCTGGTTCATGTGGAACGACCTCGCGATCGGCGCCCTCGGCGCCGTCGTCCTCGTCGACGTGCGCCGACCCGACTCCAGCTTCGCCGCCATCGACTTCTTCGAACGCCGCAGGATCCCCTTCGTCATCGGCGTCAACGGCTTCCACGGCGAGCACCCCTACGAGCCCGACGTGATCCGCGAGTCGCTGGCCCTCCCCGAGAACACCCCGGTGCTCCTGTTCGACGCCCGCGAACGCACCTCGTGCCGCGACGTGCTGATCGCCCTCCTGGACCAGCTGATCGCGGCCTCGGCCCGCTGA
- a CDS encoding DUF742 domain-containing protein, whose protein sequence is MNGGDAAGRLVRPFTLTGGRTRPARGDFTLITMVTAVDPQPAGGTRPQPEHARILKLCARPIVVAELASKLDLPVSVVAIMLCDLLEAGRISVRQPRLISRAPDLDLLKKVRDGLGRL, encoded by the coding sequence GTGAACGGAGGCGACGCGGCGGGCCGGCTGGTTCGCCCGTTCACCCTGACGGGCGGCCGGACCCGGCCCGCCCGTGGCGACTTCACCCTCATCACCATGGTGACGGCCGTGGACCCGCAGCCGGCCGGGGGCACCCGGCCGCAGCCGGAGCACGCCCGGATCCTCAAGCTGTGCGCGAGGCCGATCGTGGTGGCGGAGCTGGCGAGCAAGCTCGACCTCCCGGTCAGCGTGGTCGCCATCATGCTCTGCGACCTGCTGGAAGCGGGCCGGATCAGCGTGCGCCAGCCACGGCTGATCTCCCGCGCACCCGACCTGGACCTGCTGAAGAAAGTGAGGGACGGTCTTGGCCGGCTCTGA
- a CDS encoding roadblock/LC7 domain-containing protein, which yields MTRPIPATHSQLDQLLTGLVDRVAEVDHAVVLSEDGLVVSKSTAFLRDDAERLAATASGLMSLSKGVSMDFRGGPVRQLLIEMGNAFLILTNAGPGANLAVLTRQGADVGVVAYQMNMLVKKIGEHLSAAPRAAGAVAADSGE from the coding sequence ATGACACGCCCCATCCCCGCCACGCACAGTCAGCTCGACCAGCTGCTCACCGGACTGGTGGACCGGGTCGCCGAGGTCGACCACGCCGTCGTGCTCTCCGAGGACGGACTGGTCGTCAGTAAATCCACCGCGTTCCTGCGCGACGACGCCGAGCGGCTGGCGGCCACCGCGTCCGGTCTGATGAGCCTCAGCAAGGGCGTCAGCATGGACTTCCGCGGCGGTCCCGTACGCCAGTTGCTCATCGAGATGGGCAACGCCTTCCTGATCCTCACCAACGCCGGACCCGGCGCCAACCTCGCCGTGCTCACCCGGCAGGGCGCGGACGTCGGCGTCGTGGCCTACCAGATGAACATGCTGGTGAAGAAGATCGGCGAGCACCTCAGCGCCGCCCCCCGCGCCGCCGGTGCCGTCGCGGCCGACAGCGGCGAGTGA
- a CDS encoding sensor histidine kinase — MPPRTGARRRLGSIRLSLILLALIPSVTLAVSWGVTTTQMFSEGLRLRTQTGLSKSTGAMGTEATLALQRERALSAAYMAAPGSSMDILEQQRQETDKAVAKLAAHAGAIEEAPDRIGERLYSVMAGSGSLEYYRGQVDSPTDITPEQILDQYTEIIDGQIHAFQALSQVDDGDLTSQAGPLITLEQAAELVSQGDAILTLNWPSGELDEPSRNRFAQVVNARRWLVDDQLIHTVEGEVKTKIERIVQGEDWQTLQAVEDQVLSAHSTGTGESRRIKLPQAQARWDAAMTKLSTQYEQLIREQTTGLLDRSSEEARSLLITAGSLSAGGLAALLLCVVMSWRITRSLSRRLTGLRTATLSLAEERLPDIVARLDRGEKVDVDAAAAPLDYGTDELGQVAKAFNAAQRTAVHTAVELADTRRGFQRVILGIARQSQNLVNLQLTKLDSLERQHQDPEILKGLYELDSTASQLRRYEENLVIISGERPGRSWTEPVALIDILRSAVGEVAQYQRVEVHADDEVWIAPPAVADVIHLLAELIDNATTYSPAPSPVSVRAAIVAKGLALEVEDRGLGMSEEDYTAFNAQLAVPPQFDVVALADDLRLGMFVIARLATRHGITVTLRASPYGGTTAIVLIPDEIVVREAPAPDEDAGDAAEPPVRTSLVAARVAAADPHPEPEPVREEPDRVPQERPAANGRAAEPVKDANGTRPAAARKSQAGKKGGLMPLPRRVPQTSLAAELKEEAGPCPDGDADDFTAERAASSLAGFQRGTLQARDDDEEPEYASGEASASQDPGDRIPASGT, encoded by the coding sequence ATGCCCCCACGGACCGGCGCCCGGCGCCGTCTCGGCTCCATACGTCTCTCGCTGATCCTCCTGGCTCTGATCCCCAGCGTCACGCTGGCCGTGAGTTGGGGTGTGACGACGACCCAGATGTTCTCGGAGGGACTGCGGCTGCGGACGCAGACCGGACTGAGCAAGTCCACCGGCGCCATGGGAACCGAGGCGACCCTCGCCCTGCAGCGCGAACGCGCCCTGTCGGCCGCCTACATGGCCGCCCCCGGCAGCTCCATGGACATCCTGGAACAGCAGCGCCAGGAGACCGACAAGGCGGTCGCGAAGCTCGCCGCACACGCGGGTGCCATCGAGGAGGCCCCCGACCGCATAGGTGAGCGGCTGTACTCGGTGATGGCCGGCTCCGGCAGCCTGGAGTACTACCGGGGCCAGGTGGACAGCCCCACCGACATCACCCCCGAACAGATCCTCGACCAGTACACCGAGATCATCGACGGCCAGATCCACGCCTTCCAGGCGCTCTCCCAGGTCGATGACGGCGACCTCACCTCGCAGGCCGGCCCGCTCATCACCCTCGAACAGGCCGCTGAGCTGGTCTCCCAGGGCGATGCGATCCTCACTCTCAACTGGCCCTCGGGAGAGCTCGACGAGCCGAGTCGCAACCGCTTCGCCCAGGTGGTCAACGCCCGGCGCTGGCTCGTCGACGACCAGCTCATCCACACGGTGGAGGGCGAGGTGAAGACCAAGATCGAGCGGATCGTCCAGGGCGAGGACTGGCAGACGCTGCAGGCCGTGGAGGACCAGGTCCTCTCGGCCCACTCGACGGGCACCGGCGAGTCCCGCAGGATCAAGCTGCCGCAGGCCCAGGCGCGCTGGGACGCCGCGATGACGAAGCTGTCCACCCAGTACGAGCAGTTGATCCGTGAGCAGACCACGGGCCTGCTGGACCGCAGCAGCGAGGAGGCGCGCAGTCTGCTGATCACGGCCGGCTCGCTGAGCGCCGGCGGTCTCGCCGCGCTGCTGCTGTGCGTCGTGATGTCCTGGCGCATCACCCGCTCCCTGTCCCGCCGGCTCACCGGCCTCCGCACGGCCACCCTCAGCCTCGCCGAGGAGCGGCTGCCCGACATCGTCGCCCGCCTCGACCGGGGCGAGAAGGTCGACGTGGACGCCGCCGCGGCCCCGCTCGACTACGGCACCGACGAACTCGGCCAGGTCGCCAAGGCGTTCAACGCCGCCCAGCGCACCGCCGTGCACACCGCCGTGGAACTCGCCGACACCCGGCGCGGCTTCCAGCGCGTCATCCTCGGTATCGCCCGGCAGAGCCAGAACCTCGTCAACCTCCAGCTCACCAAGCTCGACAGCCTGGAGCGCCAGCACCAGGACCCGGAGATCCTCAAGGGCCTGTACGAGCTGGACTCCACCGCGAGCCAGCTGCGCCGCTACGAGGAGAACCTGGTCATCATCAGCGGCGAGCGGCCCGGCCGCAGCTGGACCGAACCGGTCGCGCTGATCGACATCCTGCGCAGCGCCGTCGGCGAGGTCGCCCAGTACCAGCGGGTCGAGGTGCACGCCGACGACGAGGTGTGGATCGCCCCGCCCGCCGTGGCCGACGTGATCCACCTCCTCGCCGAGCTCATCGACAACGCGACCACGTACTCGCCCGCCCCCAGCCCGGTCAGCGTCCGCGCCGCGATCGTCGCCAAGGGGCTCGCCCTCGAAGTGGAGGACCGGGGGCTCGGCATGTCCGAGGAGGACTACACCGCGTTCAACGCCCAGCTGGCGGTGCCCCCGCAGTTCGACGTGGTCGCGCTCGCCGACGACCTCCGGCTCGGCATGTTCGTCATCGCCCGGCTCGCCACCCGGCACGGCATCACCGTGACCCTGCGCGCCTCGCCGTACGGCGGCACCACCGCGATCGTGCTGATCCCGGACGAGATCGTGGTCCGCGAGGCCCCCGCCCCCGACGAGGACGCCGGCGACGCGGCCGAACCGCCCGTACGCACCTCGCTCGTGGCCGCCCGGGTCGCCGCGGCGGACCCGCACCCGGAGCCCGAACCCGTACGGGAGGAACCGGACCGTGTGCCGCAGGAGAGGCCCGCCGCGAACGGGAGAGCCGCCGAACCTGTCAAGGACGCGAACGGGACACGGCCGGCCGCCGCGCGGAAGTCGCAGGCCGGTAAGAAGGGCGGCCTGATGCCGTTGCCCCGCCGGGTCCCGCAGACCAGCCTCGCCGCCGAGCTGAAGGAGGAGGCCGGACCCTGCCCCGACGGCGACGCCGACGACTTCACGGCCGAGCGTGCTGCCTCCTCGCTGGCCGGCTTCCAGCGCGGAACCCTCCAGGCACGTGACGACGACGAGGAACCCGAGTACGCATCAGGGGAGGCATCCGCGTCCCAAGACCCAGGAGACCGGATCCCCGCCTCCGGAACCTGA
- a CDS encoding substrate-binding domain-containing protein, with the protein MNPPSASHRIFTAFRSAALAAAVCLTVAGCSVFGGSEADSDRDGSGTSGGEMKVALITHSAEGDAFWDLVRKGAEVAAAKDGIDLTFVSDPDAAGQAKLVRDAIADKVDGIAVTLAKPQAMRGAVAEARAAGIPVVGLNSGIDAWQSQGLLGFFGQDESVAGRALGNELDARAAKHALCVIHERGNVAVEARCAGVRKAFGGQTDNLYVDGTDMDAVTGSIAAKLRQDPTIDEVVTLGAQFALAAVDSVDEADSKAQVATFDLNKDLVKAVKSGDVQFAVDQQPYLQGYLAVDALWLYRTNGNISGGGVEPVLTGPAFVTRKNIAGIAEFAANGTR; encoded by the coding sequence ATGAACCCACCGTCCGCGTCCCACAGGATCTTCACAGCCTTCCGTTCGGCGGCGCTCGCCGCCGCCGTCTGCCTCACCGTCGCCGGCTGCTCGGTGTTCGGCGGGTCGGAGGCCGATTCGGACAGGGACGGGTCGGGCACCTCGGGTGGGGAGATGAAGGTCGCGCTGATCACGCACAGCGCCGAGGGGGACGCCTTCTGGGACCTGGTCCGCAAGGGCGCGGAGGTCGCGGCCGCGAAGGACGGCATCGACCTGACCTTCGTCAGCGACCCCGACGCCGCGGGGCAGGCGAAGCTGGTGCGGGACGCGATCGCCGACAAGGTCGACGGCATCGCGGTGACCCTCGCCAAGCCGCAGGCGATGCGGGGCGCGGTCGCCGAGGCCCGCGCGGCGGGCATACCCGTGGTTGGCCTCAACTCCGGCATCGACGCCTGGCAGTCACAGGGTCTGCTGGGCTTCTTCGGACAGGACGAGAGTGTCGCCGGCCGGGCGCTCGGCAACGAACTCGACGCCCGCGCCGCCAAGCACGCCCTGTGCGTCATCCACGAGCGGGGCAACGTCGCCGTCGAGGCCCGCTGTGCCGGCGTGCGTAAGGCCTTCGGCGGCCAGACCGACAACCTCTACGTGGACGGCACCGACATGGACGCGGTGACCGGCTCGATCGCCGCGAAGCTCCGCCAGGACCCGACCATCGACGAGGTCGTCACGCTCGGGGCGCAGTTCGCGCTCGCAGCCGTGGACTCCGTGGACGAAGCGGACAGCAAGGCCCAGGTCGCCACCTTCGACCTCAACAAGGACCTGGTCAAGGCCGTGAAGAGCGGCGACGTCCAGTTCGCGGTGGACCAACAGCCGTACCTGCAGGGCTACCTCGCGGTCGACGCGCTGTGGCTCTACAGGACCAACGGCAACATCAGCGGTGGAGGAGTCGAACCCGTGCTCACCGGTCCCGCGTTCGTGACGAGGAAGAACATCGCCGGAATCGCCGAGTTCGCGGCGAACGGGACCCGTTGA
- a CDS encoding pectinesterase family protein, translated as MSENHGKARHRRRKTALVAGVPLTLAAAGTLAYGTVFGVFGEGAQPRAAAAALTWATEAADGFASVNALGQNGTYGGRDGKTVTVKTLADLEKYATAAEPYVIVVAATINMNPVGKEIKVASDKTIVGSGTSGHIVGGGFFLGSGVHNVIIRNLTIRDAYQGTWNDKDHDFDAVQMDGAHHVWIDHNDLRHMADGLIDSRKDTTYVTVSWNKLSQNNKTFGIGWTTNTTADLTIHHNWFRETEQRNPSTDNVAHAHLYNNFLEDVSGTDITSSYGNYARGNTKMVLENSYFQGMRNPVTKDSTAALVQRGNVFSGTSGRNESGGTAFDPKSYYSYTLDKTADVPALLKAKAGPRSSIGTTAGTKAAAATTLTVAKDGSGQYTSVQKAVDAVPANNASRVVISVKPGVYREVVKVPANKPHVTIQGAGGSRKDTTIVYGNAAGMQKPGGSGTYGTPGSATMSIQSDDSQVRNLTVTNDFDEAANQSLNGHQAVALLTQADRIVLDGVIVNGDQDTLEMETAAKDRLGRVYVTNSYITGNVDFIFGRATAVVDKSVITLKKRWNGTSAGYIVAPSTAANHKGILINQSTVNGDVTAGSFFLGRNWHPGGDTTVDPQATVRNSTLSAAVKSTPWSDMGGFSWKEDRFAEYANKGAGAGSASVNRPMLTDAQAAGQEVSDWLGGWTPGV; from the coding sequence GTGAGCGAGAACCACGGCAAGGCCCGCCACCGCAGAAGGAAGACCGCTCTCGTGGCCGGTGTCCCCCTGACCCTGGCCGCCGCCGGGACCCTGGCCTACGGCACGGTCTTCGGCGTGTTCGGTGAGGGCGCCCAGCCCCGGGCCGCGGCGGCCGCCCTCACCTGGGCCACCGAGGCCGCCGACGGCTTCGCCTCGGTGAACGCGCTCGGCCAGAACGGGACCTACGGGGGCCGGGACGGAAAGACGGTCACCGTGAAGACCCTGGCCGACCTGGAGAAGTACGCGACCGCCGCCGAGCCCTACGTCATCGTCGTGGCCGCGACGATCAACATGAACCCGGTGGGCAAGGAGATCAAGGTCGCCTCCGACAAGACGATCGTCGGCTCCGGCACCTCGGGCCACATCGTGGGCGGCGGCTTCTTCCTCGGCTCCGGCGTCCACAACGTCATCATCCGCAACCTGACGATCCGTGACGCCTACCAGGGGACCTGGAACGACAAGGACCACGACTTCGACGCCGTCCAGATGGACGGCGCCCACCACGTCTGGATCGACCACAACGACCTGCGGCACATGGCGGACGGCCTCATCGACAGCCGCAAGGACACCACCTACGTCACGGTGTCCTGGAACAAGCTGAGCCAGAACAACAAGACCTTCGGCATCGGCTGGACCACCAACACCACCGCCGACCTGACGATCCACCACAACTGGTTCCGCGAGACCGAGCAGCGCAACCCCTCCACCGACAACGTGGCCCACGCGCACCTGTACAACAACTTCCTGGAGGACGTGTCCGGCACGGACATCACCTCGTCGTACGGCAACTACGCGCGCGGCAACACGAAGATGGTCCTGGAGAACAGCTACTTCCAGGGCATGCGGAACCCGGTCACCAAGGACTCCACGGCCGCCCTGGTCCAGCGCGGCAACGTCTTCTCCGGCACCTCCGGCCGCAACGAGAGCGGCGGCACGGCCTTCGACCCGAAGTCGTACTACAGCTACACCCTCGACAAGACGGCCGACGTGCCCGCCCTGCTCAAGGCCAAGGCGGGGCCGCGCAGCTCGATCGGCACGACGGCCGGCACCAAGGCCGCCGCGGCCACCACGCTCACCGTCGCCAAGGACGGCAGCGGCCAGTACACGAGCGTACAGAAGGCCGTCGACGCCGTGCCCGCGAACAACGCCTCACGGGTCGTCATCTCGGTCAAGCCGGGCGTCTACCGTGAGGTCGTCAAGGTCCCCGCCAACAAGCCGCACGTCACCATCCAGGGCGCGGGCGGCAGCCGCAAGGACACCACGATCGTGTACGGCAACGCGGCCGGGATGCAGAAGCCGGGCGGCTCGGGCACCTACGGCACCCCGGGCAGCGCCACCATGTCCATCCAGTCGGACGACTCCCAGGTCCGCAACCTGACCGTCACCAACGACTTCGACGAGGCCGCGAACCAGTCCCTCAACGGGCACCAGGCGGTCGCGCTGCTGACCCAGGCCGACCGGATCGTCCTCGACGGGGTCATCGTCAACGGCGATCAGGACACCCTGGAGATGGAGACCGCCGCCAAGGACAGGCTCGGCCGGGTCTATGTCACCAACTCCTACATCACGGGCAACGTGGACTTCATCTTCGGCCGGGCCACGGCGGTCGTCGACAAGTCGGTCATCACCCTGAAGAAGCGCTGGAACGGTACCTCCGCCGGGTACATCGTCGCGCCCAGCACGGCCGCGAACCACAAGGGCATCCTGATCAACCAGTCCACCGTCAACGGTGACGTGACCGCCGGCAGCTTCTTCCTCGGCCGCAACTGGCACCCCGGCGGCGACACCACCGTCGACCCGCAGGCCACGGTCCGCAACTCCACCCTCAGCGCCGCTGTCAAGTCCACGCCCTGGTCCGACATGGGCGGCTTCTCCTGGAAGGAAGACCGCTTCGCCGAGTACGCGAACAAGGGTGCGGGGGCGGGCAGCGCGAGCGTCAACCGCCCGATGCTGACGGACGCGCAGGCCGCCGGCCAGGAGGTCTCGGACTGGCTGGGCGGCTGGACGCCCGGCGTCTGA
- a CDS encoding alginate lyase family protein, which yields MTAEISRRSTLKIAGIAAGAAGLGVGTGVAATPASAAGGALAHPGLLHTGADLARMAAKVKAGAQPCTAGFARLTANRHAQSGWKANPQATVVRGGTGQNYVILYNDIHAAYQNGLRHHVTGEPAYADTAVAILNDWSAKLTSLAGNADRFLAAGLYGYQIANAAELVRDHPDFELDRFQEMLSGVFAPLSDDFLVRHNGAVVTNYWPNWDLANMACVLATGIFCDDRAQVARAVDYFKNGEGLGAVRKAIPVVHDDGLAEWLEAGRDQGHALLGVGLMGTFCEMAWNQGIDLYGYDDNRFLKGAQYVARWSMGGEVAYTANTRAKGAINGWSGRETASTAAGVDPNMTRPIWAMIANHYTKRRGLDASYLTRAAAKAAPEGGGGDYGPNSGGYDQLGFGTLAFTRDRATAAEASAPPSASTAASGSGSGATSKKEASKKGASSASASAQGGRGEDLAATGTSDFPAWTAAGGVAALAGGLLLLRRRNRADGRPES from the coding sequence GTGACAGCAGAGATCAGCCGTCGGAGCACGCTGAAGATCGCCGGTATCGCCGCGGGTGCGGCGGGCCTGGGCGTCGGGACGGGCGTGGCGGCGACGCCCGCCTCCGCGGCGGGCGGCGCCCTCGCGCACCCCGGTCTGCTCCACACCGGGGCGGACCTGGCCCGGATGGCGGCCAAGGTCAAGGCGGGCGCCCAGCCCTGCACCGCGGGCTTCGCCAGGCTGACCGCCAACCGGCACGCGCAGAGCGGCTGGAAGGCCAACCCGCAGGCGACCGTGGTCCGGGGCGGCACCGGCCAGAACTACGTGATCCTCTACAACGACATCCACGCCGCCTACCAGAACGGCCTGCGCCACCACGTCACCGGCGAGCCCGCGTACGCCGACACGGCCGTGGCGATCCTCAACGACTGGTCGGCGAAGCTCACTTCGCTGGCGGGCAACGCCGACCGCTTCCTGGCCGCCGGGCTGTACGGCTACCAGATCGCCAACGCCGCCGAACTCGTCCGCGACCACCCCGACTTCGAGCTCGACCGCTTCCAGGAGATGCTGAGCGGCGTCTTCGCCCCGCTCAGCGACGACTTCCTGGTCAGGCACAACGGCGCCGTCGTCACGAACTACTGGCCCAACTGGGACCTCGCCAACATGGCGTGCGTCCTGGCCACCGGCATCTTCTGCGACGACAGGGCCCAGGTCGCCCGCGCCGTCGACTACTTCAAGAACGGTGAGGGTCTGGGCGCCGTACGGAAGGCCATCCCGGTCGTGCACGACGACGGTCTCGCCGAATGGCTGGAGGCCGGCCGCGACCAGGGCCACGCGCTGCTCGGCGTCGGTCTGATGGGTACCTTCTGCGAGATGGCCTGGAACCAGGGCATCGACCTGTACGGCTACGACGACAACCGCTTCCTCAAGGGCGCCCAGTACGTGGCCAGGTGGAGCATGGGCGGCGAGGTGGCCTACACGGCGAACACCCGCGCGAAAGGTGCGATCAACGGCTGGTCCGGCAGGGAGACCGCGTCCACCGCGGCCGGCGTCGACCCGAACATGACGCGCCCCATCTGGGCCATGATCGCCAACCACTACACCAAGCGCCGGGGCCTCGACGCCTCCTACCTCACCCGCGCCGCGGCCAAGGCGGCCCCCGAGGGCGGTGGCGGCGACTACGGCCCCAACAGCGGCGGCTACGACCAGTTGGGCTTCGGCACCCTGGCGTTCACCCGGGACAGGGCCACGGCCGCCGAGGCGAGCGCGCCGCCGTCGGCGTCCACGGCCGCGTCCGGCTCCGGGTCCGGCGCCACCTCGAAGAAGGAGGCGTCGAAGAAGGGCGCGTCGTCCGCCTCCGCGAGCGCCCAGGGCGGCCGGGGCGAGGACCTGGCCGCGACCGGCACCTCCGACTTCCCTGCCTGGACCGCCGCGGGCGGAGTCGCGGCCCTCGCGGGCGGCCTGCTCCTGCTGCGCCGCCGCAACCGCGCCGACGGCCGCCCGGAGAGCTGA
- a CDS encoding DUF779 domain-containing protein, whose translation MDAVPRVELTPAAADLLRRLRAAHGPLMFHQSGGCCDGSAPMCYPDGEFRTGDSDVLLAELTVDGVDEAIGFWMSRSQYEVWSHTRLTVDVVPGRGSGFSLEAPEGVRFLIRSRVVGAEPPPDR comes from the coding sequence ATGGATGCTGTCCCGCGCGTAGAGCTGACCCCCGCGGCCGCCGATCTCCTTCGGCGGCTGCGGGCGGCCCACGGCCCGTTGATGTTCCACCAGTCGGGCGGCTGCTGCGACGGCAGCGCCCCCATGTGCTACCCGGACGGCGAGTTCCGTACGGGAGACTCGGACGTCCTCCTCGCGGAGCTGACCGTCGACGGGGTCGACGAGGCGATCGGGTTCTGGATGTCCCGCAGCCAGTACGAGGTGTGGAGCCACACCCGGCTGACCGTCGACGTCGTACCGGGCAGGGGCAGTGGATTCTCCCTGGAAGCACCCGAAGGGGTGCGTTTTCTCATCCGTTCCCGCGTCGTCGGGGCCGAGCCGCCGCCCGACCGGTAG
- a CDS encoding phosphodiester glycosidase family protein, with product MLAGVALVGAAPASGAPRAVAVAPGVEYTHFDIRAGRGLTHAHVLSVDLRNRQVGVGLLYPGKVAARATVSRLATSAGAVAGVNGDFFNNTETQHPGVAATGAPVGPAVAGGHALKAAVPKGQRFGPALPPGTSTRDVLGVTTDGTARLDSLALDGSVTTPEGDLPLRGLNQYALPVGSVGAFTPDWGSVSRMRAVCGTDTDRAAPCSTDTHEVLVEDGRVVGSAGTPGSGAIAAGATVLVGREAGAQRLRRLAPGDSVEVQHVLVASTGTPYAFALGGYPVLRGGRPLPGLDDTTSAVRTAAGIADGGHRLLLLALDGAAAYRTGLTIAEVADTMKDLGSAEAFNLDGGGSSALVARAPGASAVTVRNHPSDGAERAVPNGIGVFTKA from the coding sequence GTGCTGGCCGGCGTGGCCCTCGTGGGGGCGGCACCGGCCAGTGGCGCGCCCAGGGCCGTCGCCGTCGCGCCGGGCGTCGAGTACACCCACTTCGACATCCGGGCGGGCAGGGGCCTGACGCACGCCCATGTGCTGAGCGTCGACCTGCGCAACCGCCAGGTGGGCGTCGGGCTGCTGTACCCGGGGAAGGTGGCCGCGCGGGCGACCGTGTCCCGGCTGGCCACGTCGGCGGGTGCCGTGGCCGGGGTCAACGGCGACTTCTTCAACAACACCGAGACCCAGCACCCCGGTGTCGCGGCCACCGGGGCGCCGGTCGGGCCGGCCGTCGCCGGCGGGCACGCGCTCAAGGCCGCCGTACCGAAGGGCCAGCGCTTCGGCCCGGCCCTGCCGCCCGGCACGAGCACCAGGGACGTGCTGGGCGTCACCACCGACGGCACGGCCCGCCTGGACAGCCTCGCCCTGGACGGTTCCGTCACCACCCCCGAGGGCGATCTCCCGCTCCGCGGCCTCAACCAGTACGCCCTGCCCGTCGGTTCCGTGGGGGCGTTCACCCCGGACTGGGGCAGCGTCTCCCGGATGCGCGCCGTCTGCGGCACGGACACCGACCGGGCGGCGCCGTGCAGCACCGACACCCACGAGGTGCTGGTCGAGGACGGCCGCGTGGTCGGCTCGGCCGGTACCCCCGGCAGCGGCGCCATCGCGGCCGGCGCCACCGTCCTCGTCGGGCGCGAGGCGGGCGCCCAGCGGCTGCGCAGGCTCGCCCCCGGAGACTCGGTGGAGGTGCAGCACGTCCTCGTCGCCTCGACCGGAACCCCGTACGCCTTCGCGCTCGGCGGCTACCCGGTCCTGCGGGGCGGCCGGCCGCTCCCCGGCCTCGACGACACGACCTCGGCGGTACGCACCGCCGCGGGCATCGCCGACGGCGGCCACCGCCTCCTGCTCCTCGCCCTGGACGGCGCCGCGGCCTACCGGACCGGTCTCACCATCGCCGAAGTCGCTGACACGATGAAGGATTTGGGGTCCGCCGAGGCTTTCAACCTCGACGGCGGCGGCTCCTCCGCACTGGTCGCCCGCGCGCCCGGCGCGAGCGCGGTCACCGTCCGCAACCATCCGAGCGACGGGGCGGAACGGGCCGTGCCGAACGGCATCGGAGTCTTCACGAAAGCCTGA